From a region of the Odoribacter splanchnicus DSM 20712 genome:
- the mtaB gene encoding tRNA (N(6)-L-threonylcarbamoyladenosine(37)-C(2))-methylthiotransferase MtaB codes for MNIAGKKVAYITLGCKLNFSETSTIRHSLEKEGTETVADKEGADIFVINTCSVTDMAEKKGRQLIRKIIHHNPGAYIVVVGCYAQLRAKEIMAIDGVSLVLGAGEKFNVAHYLQHLEEQEKQEPHSCDIFKISNFDLAYSFGDRTRCFLKIQDGCDYFCTYCTIPFARGRSRSASLPRILDALREVAGKGIQEVILTGVNTGDFGRGTDMNFLQLLQQLDRQEEIARFRISSIEPNLLTDEIIEFVATSKRFMPHFHIPLQSGSDEVLKLMHRRYDRELFAGKIRTIRHLLPDAFIGVDVIAGMRGETEACFEDALRFIETLDISRLHVFPYSERQGTKALDIPLTVPQEEKHRRVNRLISVSQKKLTAFYHRFEGETRPVLFEDNKIGQYICGFTDNYIKVKLPYDAGLANRIIPIRLEKGLFCEDE; via the coding sequence ATGAATATTGCAGGGAAGAAAGTCGCTTATATCACCTTGGGTTGTAAACTGAACTTTTCAGAAACGTCTACCATCAGGCACAGCCTTGAAAAAGAAGGCACTGAAACCGTAGCCGATAAAGAAGGCGCCGATATCTTTGTGATCAATACCTGTAGCGTGACCGATATGGCCGAAAAAAAAGGCCGGCAGTTGATCCGTAAAATTATTCACCACAACCCGGGCGCCTATATCGTAGTTGTCGGATGTTATGCCCAGCTCAGAGCGAAAGAAATCATGGCTATCGACGGAGTGAGCCTGGTATTGGGGGCCGGAGAAAAATTCAATGTCGCCCACTACCTGCAACACCTCGAAGAACAGGAAAAGCAAGAACCTCACTCGTGTGATATTTTCAAAATCAGCAATTTCGACCTGGCCTACTCTTTCGGCGACCGTACCCGTTGTTTCCTGAAAATCCAGGACGGTTGCGACTATTTCTGCACTTATTGCACCATTCCTTTTGCCCGCGGAAGAAGCCGGAGTGCCAGTCTGCCGCGGATCCTCGACGCTCTCCGCGAGGTGGCCGGCAAAGGGATCCAGGAAGTGATACTCACCGGTGTCAATACCGGCGATTTCGGCCGGGGCACGGATATGAATTTCTTACAACTATTGCAACAACTCGACCGCCAGGAAGAGATTGCCAGGTTCAGGATTTCTTCTATCGAGCCCAACCTGCTGACCGACGAAATCATTGAATTTGTAGCAACCTCCAAGCGCTTCATGCCCCATTTCCATATCCCCTTGCAATCGGGTAGCGACGAAGTGTTGAAGCTCATGCACCGGCGTTATGACCGGGAATTATTCGCCGGTAAGATCCGCACCATCCGCCACCTGCTACCGGATGCTTTTATCGGCGTCGATGTCATAGCCGGCATGCGGGGTGAAACCGAAGCCTGTTTCGAAGACGCCCTCCGGTTCATCGAGACGCTCGACATTTCACGGCTTCACGTATTCCCTTATTCCGAACGCCAGGGAACCAAAGCGCTGGATATCCCCCTGACCGTTCCTCAGGAAGAAAAACACCGGCGGGTAAACCGGCTGATTTCCGTATCACAAAAAAAATTAACCGCTTTCTATCACCGGTTCGAAGGGGAAACCCGTCCTGTATTGTTCGAAGACAACAAAATCGGACAGTATATCTGCGGATTCACAGACAATTATATCAAAGTAAAACTCCCCTACGATGCCGGATTAGCCAACCGGATTATTCCCATCCGGCTAGAAAAAGGGCTCTTTTGTGAAGACGAATAA
- a CDS encoding DUF4369 domain-containing protein encodes MRIKIFILALFISLNLWAQKEGFVIRGYIPGMPDGVKVTLMEKEGKRSTKAETIVKDERFELKGRVWKSHATLTLLATQDCPLWLQYD; translated from the coding sequence ATGAGAATAAAAATTTTTATTTTAGCGTTGTTTATAAGCCTTAATCTTTGGGCGCAGAAGGAGGGATTTGTCATCCGGGGTTACATTCCGGGCATGCCGGATGGCGTGAAAGTTACTTTGATGGAGAAAGAAGGGAAACGCTCTACAAAAGCGGAAACTATCGTAAAAGATGAGCGTTTTGAGTTGAAGGGGAGAGTGTGGAAAAGCCACGCGACTTTGACCCTTTTGGCCACGCAGGATTGTCCCCTTTGGTTACAATATGATTGA
- a CDS encoding PCMD domain-containing protein — MKPIYSLFIMLSFAGQLRAQNDTTELFPYGDMNQWMVRVVDESLVIGGNTKYLYEITPGDTLKNNTPYKNSISPWATSTVMAKVSGVVKASVTVFPEKRDSGYCARLETRMERVKVLGLINISVLATGTIFVGEVMEPVRDTKNPQSKLNNNIPFTKRPKALEFDYKVEPGGKQIKATGFSRIVDIPEQNNAEASLLLQYRWEDEKGNLFAKRVGTAYERYDQEVKEWQNGHRIEIHYGDITGKDFYQPYMDLVKGESTQYAANSQGKIVPIQEIGWASPDTTPTHIILRFSSGHGGAYIGAPDAKFWIDNVKLVY; from the coding sequence ATGAAACCGATATACAGCCTGTTTATTATGCTATCCTTTGCCGGACAGTTGCGTGCACAAAACGATACCACCGAATTATTTCCTTACGGAGATATGAATCAGTGGATGGTACGGGTAGTCGACGAATCCCTTGTTATCGGAGGAAATACAAAATATCTGTATGAGATCACACCGGGCGATACGCTGAAAAACAACACCCCTTATAAAAACAGTATATCTCCGTGGGCTACGTCGACCGTCATGGCTAAAGTCAGCGGAGTGGTGAAAGCCAGTGTAACCGTATTCCCGGAGAAAAGGGATTCCGGTTATTGTGCCCGGCTCGAAACCCGTATGGAACGCGTCAAAGTGCTTGGATTGATCAATATATCGGTATTAGCCACCGGAACGATATTTGTCGGTGAAGTGATGGAACCCGTGCGGGACACTAAAAATCCGCAAAGCAAACTCAATAACAATATTCCTTTCACGAAACGACCGAAAGCCCTGGAATTCGATTATAAAGTAGAGCCGGGCGGGAAACAGATCAAAGCGACAGGTTTCAGCCGTATCGTCGATATCCCGGAACAGAATAATGCCGAAGCCAGCCTATTGCTGCAATACCGCTGGGAAGACGAAAAAGGGAATCTGTTTGCCAAACGCGTCGGCACAGCCTACGAACGTTATGACCAGGAAGTAAAAGAATGGCAAAACGGCCATCGGATAGAAATCCATTACGGAGATATTACCGGAAAGGATTTTTACCAGCCTTATATGGACCTGGTAAAAGGTGAATCGACACAATATGCCGCCAATAGCCAGGGGAAGATCGTCCCCATCCAGGAGATCGGCTGGGCCTCTCCCGACACTACTCCCACCCACATTATCCTCCGTTTCTCCTCCGGCCATGGCGGAGCCTACATCGGTGCCCCGGACGCCAAATTCTGGATCGATAATGTAAAACTGGTTTACTAA
- the nhaA gene encoding Na+/H+ antiporter NhaA translates to MDYNIFKSPLRHFIKAKINGGAVLLFVAAAAMIIANTPLRETYDAFFAKEVILQFGDINLFHVHGRNMTFMSLINDALMAIFFFSVGLEIKREILVGELSSPRKALLPVVAACGGMLVPILIFSLICPESPASRGAAIPMATDIAFSLGVLSLLGKRIPLSLKIFLTTFAVVDDIGGIIVIGAFYSSNLILEYLLWALGIIFILWIGGKAGINSKLFYIFFGIVVWYLFLNSGIHPTIAGVIGAFTVPARPKLNIYKYVGEIRASLQKLPETADMANNKYMLSNSERAILRHVESVSDKVISPLQSMDDNLHPLVNYVVMPLFAFANASISFEHFTLADIEGVTLSVFIALVLGKLLGIFSFTWLAVKSKLLNMPEHMDARSLLGVSMLGGIGFTVSLFIANLSYAGLPDIGPTLLNQAKLGIISGSVFAGLAGYLLLKHFYKNPRNR, encoded by the coding sequence ATGGATTATAATATATTCAAATCGCCCCTACGTCACTTTATCAAAGCAAAGATAAACGGTGGGGCCGTCTTGCTTTTCGTTGCCGCAGCCGCAATGATCATAGCTAATACACCCTTACGCGAAACCTACGATGCCTTTTTTGCCAAAGAGGTCATTTTGCAATTCGGAGACATCAACCTCTTTCACGTCCACGGAAGGAATATGACCTTCATGTCCCTGATCAACGATGCGCTGATGGCAATCTTCTTCTTCTCCGTCGGTCTGGAAATCAAACGGGAGATCCTGGTCGGCGAACTCTCTTCACCCCGCAAAGCTTTACTTCCGGTTGTCGCAGCTTGCGGAGGAATGCTCGTCCCCATCCTCATCTTTTCCCTGATTTGCCCCGAAAGCCCTGCCAGCCGGGGAGCCGCCATCCCGATGGCCACGGATATCGCTTTCTCATTGGGAGTATTATCCTTACTAGGGAAACGCATCCCCCTGAGCCTGAAAATCTTCCTGACCACTTTCGCCGTAGTAGACGATATCGGTGGCATCATTGTCATCGGAGCCTTTTACAGCAGTAATCTGATCCTGGAATACTTGCTTTGGGCATTAGGGATTATTTTCATTCTGTGGATAGGCGGTAAAGCCGGAATCAACAGCAAGCTGTTTTATATCTTCTTCGGCATCGTCGTGTGGTACTTATTCCTGAATTCGGGGATTCATCCGACCATCGCCGGTGTCATCGGAGCCTTCACCGTCCCGGCACGTCCCAAGCTGAACATCTACAAATATGTCGGAGAAATCCGGGCCAGCTTGCAAAAGCTTCCCGAAACCGCCGACATGGCCAATAATAAATACATGCTGAGCAACTCGGAACGCGCTATCCTCCGTCATGTCGAATCGGTCTCCGACAAAGTGATCAGTCCCTTGCAATCGATGGACGATAACCTGCATCCCCTGGTCAACTACGTGGTGATGCCTCTCTTTGCCTTCGCCAACGCCAGCATCTCTTTCGAACATTTCACCCTGGCCGACATCGAAGGAGTGACACTCAGCGTATTCATCGCCCTCGTCCTGGGCAAACTGCTCGGCATCTTCTCATTTACATGGCTGGCCGTGAAAAGCAAATTACTGAACATGCCGGAACACATGGATGCCCGTAGCCTTCTCGGTGTATCCATGTTGGGCGGAATCGGCTTCACCGTCTCCCTGTTTATCGCCAACCTCTCCTATGCCGGGCTCCCCGACATCGGTCCTACCCTGCTCAACCAAGCCAAATTAGGTATCATCAGCGGTTCCGTATTCGCCGGTCTCGCCGGTTACCTGTTGCTAAAACATTTCTATAAAAATCCCCGGAACCGATAA
- the istB gene encoding IS21-like element helper ATPase IstB: MEVNNKTAPVTGQQDQNTISLDLMNRMKLHGMAEAFRESLAGTTPQSMTADTFLSMLLAREWDYRAQAAIARLTKNAAFRYKAYIEQIDYATNRGLERNQMERLATLDFVHKAQNLFITGSSGTGKSYLACALGHEACKRGFRTFYANAPKLLGALKVAKVKGTLETELKKIERCQLLILDDLFIVPLDAKERPILLEIIEDRHERKSIIITSQYPSSNWYDMVGDPTIADAILDRIIHTAHTIELYGESMRKLRSKKNEKF; this comes from the coding sequence ATGGAAGTAAACAATAAAACAGCTCCCGTAACGGGACAACAAGACCAGAATACCATATCACTGGATTTAATGAACCGCATGAAATTGCATGGTATGGCAGAGGCTTTCAGGGAAAGTCTTGCCGGTACCACTCCGCAATCCATGACTGCGGACACGTTCCTGTCCATGCTCCTTGCACGCGAATGGGACTATCGTGCACAGGCTGCCATTGCACGGCTTACCAAGAATGCGGCATTCCGCTACAAGGCCTATATTGAACAGATTGACTATGCCACGAACCGGGGGCTGGAGCGCAACCAGATGGAACGTCTCGCCACCCTTGATTTTGTGCATAAGGCACAGAACCTTTTCATTACCGGTTCTTCAGGAACGGGGAAAAGCTATCTGGCCTGTGCCCTCGGCCACGAAGCATGCAAAAGGGGATTCCGGACCTTCTATGCCAATGCCCCGAAACTGCTCGGTGCGCTGAAAGTCGCCAAAGTCAAAGGTACACTTGAAACGGAACTCAAGAAGATTGAGCGCTGCCAACTACTCATCCTTGACGACCTGTTCATCGTACCGCTTGACGCAAAGGAGCGTCCCATACTGCTTGAAATCATCGAGGACAGGCATGAACGGAAATCCATCATCATCACATCGCAGTACCCATCCTCCAATTGGTATGACATGGTAGGTGACCCGACAATAGCCGATGCAATCCTTGATCGTATCATACATACAGCTCATACCATAGAGCTATATGGTGAAAGTATGCGAAAGTTAAGGTCTAAGAAAAACGAGAAATTTTAA
- the lpxB gene encoding lipid-A-disaccharide synthase: MRYYIIAGEASGDLHASNLIRGLRAEDPEADIRGWGGDLMREAGAEIVRHYKDTAIMGFLTVLKNLGKIKANIRLCCEDIRSWKPDVVILVDYAGFNLRIARFAKGIGLKVFYYISPKLWAWNTGRVKKIKRYVDRMYTIFPFETDFYGRYHYTVEYGGNPLVDAIDARPYREETFAGFIKANDLPDKPIIALLAGSRSQELRYVLPAMLRMVDHFPDYQFVIAGAPSMSDADYAPYLKGREVRILYGQTYRLLSQAKAALVTSGTATLETALLRIPQVVCYNGEGGRLSYYLFKTFVKVDYISLVNLIFGGEVVKELMMHRLTERNILNELSRILYSERDREKMLRNYDEVIRRLGQPGASARFAKMMVRDAKNLIG; the protein is encoded by the coding sequence ATGCGTTATTATATTATAGCAGGGGAAGCATCGGGCGATTTGCATGCGTCGAATTTAATCCGGGGGTTACGGGCTGAAGATCCGGAAGCCGACATCCGGGGTTGGGGCGGGGACCTGATGCGTGAGGCAGGAGCGGAGATCGTCCGGCATTACAAAGATACGGCTATCATGGGATTTCTGACCGTATTGAAGAATCTCGGTAAGATCAAGGCCAATATCCGCTTGTGTTGTGAGGATATCCGGAGTTGGAAGCCGGACGTGGTGATCCTGGTGGATTATGCCGGTTTCAACCTGCGTATTGCCCGGTTTGCCAAAGGGATCGGTTTGAAAGTATTTTATTACATTTCGCCGAAGTTGTGGGCCTGGAATACCGGGCGCGTGAAAAAGATCAAGCGGTATGTCGACCGGATGTATACGATTTTTCCTTTTGAAACGGATTTTTACGGGCGCTATCATTATACGGTGGAATACGGAGGTAATCCGCTGGTGGATGCGATCGATGCCCGGCCTTACCGGGAGGAGACTTTTGCCGGGTTTATAAAAGCGAACGATTTACCGGATAAACCGATCATCGCTTTACTGGCCGGCAGCCGGAGCCAGGAGCTGCGTTATGTGCTGCCGGCAATGCTTCGGATGGTGGATCATTTCCCCGATTATCAGTTTGTGATCGCCGGGGCTCCTTCGATGTCGGATGCCGATTATGCTCCTTACCTGAAGGGACGGGAGGTCCGTATTTTGTATGGGCAGACTTATCGTTTGTTGAGTCAGGCGAAAGCGGCTCTGGTTACCTCGGGTACGGCGACCCTGGAAACGGCTTTACTGCGTATTCCCCAAGTGGTTTGTTACAATGGCGAAGGAGGTAGGTTGAGTTATTATTTGTTCAAGACCTTCGTTAAAGTAGACTATATTTCGTTAGTCAACCTGATTTTCGGTGGGGAAGTCGTCAAAGAGCTGATGATGCACCGGCTGACCGAAAGAAATATCCTCAACGAGCTCTCCCGTATCCTGTACAGCGAACGTGACCGGGAGAAAATGCTCCGGAATTACGATGAGGTGATCCGCCGTTTAGGGCAACCCGGAGCTTCGGCCCGGTTTGCTAAAATGATGGTACGGGATGCTAAGAATTTAATCGGTTAA
- a CDS encoding RagB/SusD family nutrient uptake outer membrane protein: MKALKYIGLGGLLVLLTIGCSDFLKEYSQDTYYVSSYEDLDELLAGDGYLPVNGCGSNMGYFIHFLADEIEEQNSYYSAWGGGFASGADNFRRNLFGYYTWQQRVGQNDSYTGFITENGTWTELYRLINVMNNVISSIEDVPQVSADERLGAKRVKGEAHFLRAAYYFWLVNLYGKPYDVATAKEDLAVPLKTTESVLDIKFSRNTVQETYGLILSDLKTAEACLAETGEARNIYRADLTAVNLLQSRVHLYMQNWQLAADYADSVLVRQNTLVDLNSRQPYDGFLSEDSEEMIFSMGDNDIPNFFYYEYKSYRVSHELYDAYEEDDLRKTQWWWKRNTFIGSTKLVRGPGMTDDGDPEESDYYNRYYNVAWGGKKAPVSDKFCFRTAEAYLNKAEASAYLGQEDEARKWLNALRAKRYVSGSSYEVIGSGEELVKDIREERRKEFALEGFRWFDLRRYGVCEFYPESKELTHKYTYYADKTTMEEAHLFVLKANDPAYTLPIPQEVLDFNTGMPNNERPVREFSVITPNDN; encoded by the coding sequence ATGAAAGCTTTGAAATATATAGGATTAGGCGGTCTGCTCGTCCTTTTGACAATAGGCTGCTCCGACTTCCTGAAAGAATATTCGCAAGACACGTACTACGTTTCTTCCTATGAGGATTTGGATGAATTATTGGCAGGGGATGGTTATCTGCCCGTGAATGGTTGCGGTAGTAATATGGGGTATTTTATCCATTTTTTAGCCGATGAAATCGAGGAACAAAATAGTTATTACAGTGCCTGGGGCGGTGGTTTTGCTTCTGGTGCGGACAATTTCAGACGTAATCTGTTTGGATACTACACCTGGCAACAACGTGTGGGACAAAACGATTCCTATACCGGTTTTATCACTGAAAACGGGACCTGGACGGAACTCTACCGTTTGATTAATGTCATGAATAACGTCATTTCCAGTATTGAGGATGTTCCTCAAGTATCTGCCGATGAACGATTGGGAGCAAAACGTGTAAAGGGCGAAGCTCATTTTCTGCGTGCCGCCTATTATTTTTGGTTGGTGAATCTCTATGGTAAACCGTATGACGTTGCTACCGCGAAAGAAGATCTTGCCGTACCCCTCAAAACGACAGAGAGTGTGCTCGACATCAAATTCAGTCGTAATACGGTACAGGAAACCTATGGCCTGATTTTGTCCGATCTGAAAACCGCTGAAGCCTGTTTGGCGGAAACAGGAGAGGCCCGCAATATTTATCGGGCGGACTTGACAGCCGTGAATTTATTGCAGAGTCGTGTTCATCTGTATATGCAGAATTGGCAATTGGCCGCAGACTATGCGGATTCCGTATTGGTAAGACAAAACACATTGGTTGATTTGAACAGCCGCCAACCGTACGACGGATTTCTTTCAGAAGATTCCGAAGAGATGATTTTCTCCATGGGAGATAATGATATTCCCAACTTTTTCTATTATGAATATAAGTCTTACAGGGTTTCTCACGAATTATACGACGCTTACGAGGAGGATGATTTACGGAAGACGCAATGGTGGTGGAAAAGAAACACGTTCATCGGTAGCACAAAATTAGTACGGGGTCCCGGTATGACGGATGACGGAGATCCGGAAGAAAGTGACTATTACAATAGATATTACAATGTGGCTTGGGGAGGAAAAAAAGCGCCTGTTTCTGACAAGTTCTGTTTCCGTACGGCCGAGGCTTATTTGAACAAAGCCGAAGCTTCCGCATACTTAGGACAGGAGGATGAAGCTCGCAAATGGCTGAATGCTTTACGTGCCAAAAGGTATGTTTCGGGGAGTAGCTATGAAGTAATCGGTTCTGGCGAAGAATTAGTAAAGGACATCCGCGAAGAGCGCCGTAAAGAGTTCGCATTGGAAGGATTTCGTTGGTTTGACCTCCGTCGCTATGGGGTATGTGAGTTTTATCCGGAATCGAAAGAATTGACTCATAAATACACTTATTATGCAGACAAAACGACTATGGAAGAAGCCCATTTATTTGTGTTGAAAGCAAACGATCCGGCCTACACTCTGCCGATCCCACAAGAGGTATTGGATTTTAACACGGGTATGCCGAACAACGAACGCCCTGTAAGAGAATTTTCAGTAATAACCCCAAATGACAATTGA
- the msrB gene encoding peptide-methionine (R)-S-oxide reductase MsrB, translating into MKNTMMICLALFAAFGCTGQSKAGKGKTQELTTMENQKEIYLAGGCFWGTEHFMKQIRGVEATQVGYANSTVADPDYRQVCSGRTGAAEAVKVVYDPAEVGLPLLLGLYFKTIDPTSLNKQGNDRGTQYRTGIYYTDLADREVIVRAVDELSKRYDRPLAIEVKPLDNFYPAEGYHQDYLDKNPGGYCHIDPALFGLARQANLRPAGEGMKPPQTVYRRQDDATLKKTLSPEQYAVTRKNATEPPFQNAYWNEYREGIYVDITTGEPLFISADKFDSGCGWPSFSKPIDQGLIDEKTDTSHGMRRTEVRSKTGDAHLGHVFNDGPKDRGGLRYCINSASLRFIPKEDMEAQGYGAYLPLLDKK; encoded by the coding sequence ATGAAGAATACGATGATGATTTGTCTAGCCTTATTTGCAGCTTTCGGATGTACAGGTCAGAGTAAGGCAGGTAAGGGTAAAACGCAGGAATTGACGACTATGGAAAATCAGAAAGAAATTTATCTGGCAGGGGGATGCTTTTGGGGAACAGAGCATTTTATGAAACAGATCCGGGGAGTGGAAGCCACTCAGGTCGGTTATGCAAACAGTACCGTTGCCGATCCGGATTACCGGCAGGTATGTAGCGGACGGACCGGGGCTGCCGAGGCTGTGAAGGTGGTTTACGATCCGGCCGAAGTGGGATTACCTCTGTTGCTCGGCCTTTATTTTAAAACCATAGACCCCACTAGCCTGAATAAACAAGGCAACGATCGCGGGACTCAATACCGTACCGGGATTTATTATACGGACCTTGCTGACCGTGAGGTGATTGTCCGGGCCGTGGACGAACTGTCGAAACGATACGATCGTCCTTTGGCGATAGAAGTAAAACCTTTGGACAATTTTTATCCGGCCGAAGGTTATCACCAGGATTATCTGGACAAGAATCCCGGTGGATATTGTCATATCGATCCGGCTCTGTTCGGGCTTGCCCGTCAGGCCAATCTCCGGCCGGCCGGTGAAGGGATGAAACCCCCGCAGACGGTTTACCGCCGTCAGGACGATGCGACCCTGAAAAAAACATTATCCCCCGAACAATATGCCGTTACCCGGAAAAATGCTACGGAACCGCCCTTTCAAAATGCCTATTGGAACGAATACCGGGAAGGGATTTATGTAGATATCACAACGGGTGAACCGCTTTTTATATCGGCCGATAAGTTCGATTCGGGTTGCGGATGGCCGAGTTTTTCCAAACCTATCGACCAGGGGCTGATCGATGAAAAGACCGACACTTCCCATGGTATGCGCCGGACTGAAGTACGCAGCAAGACTGGTGATGCTCATCTCGGACATGTGTTTAACGACGGTCCGAAAGACCGGGGCGGATTACGCTATTGTATCAACAGCGCTTCTCTGCGTTTTATTCCCAAAGAGGACATGGAAGCCCAGGGGTATGGGGCATATTTACCCTTGTTGGACAAAAAATAA
- a CDS encoding NAD-dependent epimerase/dehydratase family protein gives MQVLITGSAGFIGYHLAKALARQGIATYGIDSINSYYDVSLKKARLKACGIDLSRQEQEYRSTLYPNYTFRQMDLCDKPALDALFASRTFDTVINLAAQAGVRYSLEHPETYIDSNVSGFLHILEGCRHHHIPRLIFASSSSVYGNSTEVPFREDARADHPVSIYAATKKSNELMAYTYSRLYGLQTVGLRFFTVYGPWGRPDMAPMLFGRSILEDKPIRIFNEGRLSRDFTYIDDIIAGIVTILDHPGLVREDVPGVPAVIYNIGHGSPVQLMDFIGLLEQHLGKTARKEFVGMQPGDVYQTWADTTKLHTDYNYRATTSLGKGIEQFALWFKKMKTYGL, from the coding sequence ATGCAAGTTTTAATTACCGGAAGTGCCGGATTTATCGGTTACCACCTCGCAAAAGCTCTTGCCCGGCAAGGCATAGCCACTTATGGCATCGACTCGATAAACAGTTATTACGACGTATCCCTGAAAAAAGCCCGTTTAAAAGCATGCGGAATCGATCTTTCCCGTCAAGAACAGGAATACCGCTCTACCCTTTACCCCAATTATACGTTCAGGCAAATGGACCTCTGTGACAAACCTGCCCTCGACGCACTTTTCGCTTCCCGGACCTTCGATACGGTAATCAACCTGGCTGCACAAGCCGGAGTACGTTATAGCCTCGAACATCCGGAGACCTACATCGACAGCAATGTGTCGGGTTTTCTGCATATATTGGAAGGCTGCCGCCACCATCATATTCCCCGTCTGATTTTCGCTTCTTCGTCATCGGTATATGGCAATTCGACCGAAGTACCGTTCCGCGAAGATGCGCGGGCCGATCATCCGGTCAGTATCTACGCCGCCACCAAAAAGAGTAACGAACTGATGGCCTATACCTACTCCCGGCTCTACGGCCTCCAGACTGTCGGACTACGCTTTTTCACCGTTTATGGTCCCTGGGGACGCCCGGACATGGCACCGATGCTTTTCGGCCGATCTATCCTGGAAGATAAACCGATCCGGATATTCAACGAGGGACGTTTATCCCGGGATTTCACATATATCGACGATATTATCGCCGGGATCGTCACAATACTCGACCACCCGGGCTTAGTGCGGGAAGATGTCCCGGGAGTACCGGCCGTCATCTATAACATCGGTCACGGTTCTCCGGTTCAGCTCATGGATTTTATCGGACTCCTGGAACAACATCTGGGTAAAACCGCCCGGAAAGAATTCGTCGGCATGCAACCCGGAGATGTGTATCAGACCTGGGCAGACACCACCAAACTCCATACCGATTATAATTACAGGGCCACCACCTCACTCGGGAAAGGAATCGAACAGTTTGCCCTCTGGTTCAAAAAAATGAAAACTTATGGATTATAA
- a CDS encoding fibrobacter succinogenes major paralogous domain-containing protein, whose product MKWINKLLLSIVWVGLVASCSDDDSHELPVISPVSTGTFTDTRDDNTYNYVRIGNLEWMTENCRYRTSDCKYYVDYGNTGQTNPSDVYSDRYGFLYTLLDAPNAVPEGWRIPTDEDFKQLERALGMSAANADELDWRGGGTGTLMRQAEEGTRLNFQLAGYYTPYMIMQTPGYRFMGAYGFYWTSTKDESKNGEYYFYRKLYYESDQVYRQSIENNAQYLSLRLVRNAQ is encoded by the coding sequence ATGAAATGGATAAATAAATTATTGTTAAGTATCGTATGGGTAGGATTGGTTGCCTCCTGTAGCGATGACGATTCACACGAACTGCCGGTTATTAGCCCAGTATCGACCGGGACATTCACGGACACAAGAGATGACAACACCTATAATTATGTGCGTATAGGCAATTTGGAATGGATGACGGAAAACTGCCGTTATCGTACGTCCGATTGCAAGTATTATGTGGATTACGGGAACACGGGACAAACTAATCCCTCGGATGTCTATTCCGATAGGTATGGTTTCCTTTATACCCTTCTCGATGCCCCAAACGCTGTACCTGAAGGTTGGCGCATTCCTACCGATGAAGATTTCAAGCAGTTGGAGCGAGCATTGGGTATGTCTGCGGCAAACGCAGATGAATTGGATTGGCGAGGCGGCGGGACAGGTACATTGATGCGGCAAGCGGAAGAAGGGACCCGATTGAATTTTCAATTGGCCGGTTATTATACTCCATATATGATTATGCAGACACCGGGATACCGTTTTATGGGAGCGTATGGATTCTATTGGACGAGCACCAAAGATGAATCAAAAAACGGAGAATATTATTTCTATCGTAAGCTTTATTACGAATCCGATCAGGTGTATCGGCAGAGTATAGAAAACAACGCGCAATATTTGAGTTTGCGTTTGGTACGTAATGCCCAATGA